Proteins encoded in a region of the Rutidosis leptorrhynchoides isolate AG116_Rl617_1_P2 chromosome 9, CSIRO_AGI_Rlap_v1, whole genome shotgun sequence genome:
- the LOC139869020 gene encoding uncharacterized protein, whose product MEELSSLIENFTPPQNTNNVTEDSWLCTLTDSDNSFTKQVSANLDMLRLQPSTVKPPTKRNRSVPLKVELFVWRAKLHRLPVKLELDKRGLDLGSVLCNICQDSSETTEHILATCPQVKAIWLDFYKWWNFSPPAELNVADLFSSSCSSSLSSIGSKIWEATKWVCGYSIWRYRNLKIFQNQIWDIPSILADIQLSSFKWISGRIKKAQIQWSQWLINPSSYCVVTSRVGIG is encoded by the coding sequence ATGGAGGAGCTATCAAGTTTGATCGAGAACTTTACTCCACCTCAGAATACTAATAACGTTACCGAAGACTCGTGGCTTTGCACCCTAACAGATTCGGATAACTCTTTCACCAAACAAGTTTCGGCAAACTTAGACATGCTTCGTCTCCAACCTTCAACTGTAAAACCACCTACAAAACGCAACAGATCTGTCCCATTAAAAGTTGAACTTTTCGTTTGGCGAGCAAAACTTCATCGACTTCCAGTTAAACTCGAACTTGACAAACGTGGTTTAGACCTCGGTTCGGTTCTTTGCAATATCTGCCAAGACTCGTCCGAGACAACCGAACATATTCTTGCCACATGCCCCCAGGTTAAAGCTATATGGTTGGATTTTTACAAATGGTGGAATTTTTCTCCCCCGGCAGAACTAAACGTCGCGGATTTATTTTCAAGTAGCTGCAGCTCCAGTCTCTCATCGATAGGTTCAAAAATATGGGAAGCCACCAAGTGGGTCTGCGGTTATTCTATTTGGAGATATCGCAACCTAAAAATCTTTCAAAACCAAATCTGGGACATACCTTCAATTCTAGCGGATATCCAACTTTCATCCTTTAAATGGATTTCGGGTCGAATAAAGAAAGCTCAAATTCAATGGTCACAATGGCTCATTAACCCGAGCTCGTATTGCGTTGTTACATCAAGAGTGGGCATTGGCTAA